The Setaria viridis chromosome 6, Setaria_viridis_v4.0, whole genome shotgun sequence genome includes the window TTCCAAAGCCATTAACTGCACCAATATACTCAGACTGGTTTATTATGAACATAGGAGCCCAACTAATGTTTTATGAGGAACATCAACACTACCTTTGTGGCATAATGCACAGCAGACTTTGATGACGCGTATCCAATTGAGCCAGGCAGATGACCGCGATTAAGACCGGCAATAGATGAAATGTTAATAACTGAACCCTTTAGCTTAGCATCACGCATGCGTCGACAGACATGTTTGGCCACAAGCCATAATCCGGTAAGGTTCGTCTTGATGAGCTTGTCCCACTCATCCTCAGGCCAGTCCAGTGGAGAATGCACTGCACCTGTTGAGGTATAAAGGACACCAACATCACCATCCACTCAAGCCAATATGTACTtggtttgctaatcgaaaggggATCACACATTTGAGCTTAATTTGATGCGTATTTTCATCTGGAGAATCATTTAGACCCCTAAAAGAAAATATCTGCGCTCTAATTTGATGGATTACCTCGGATGCCAGCGTTGTTGATCAGGACGTCGATGCGGCCGAATGCGTCCCAGGCCCtctgcaccgccgcctccagggCCGAGCccccggcggcgacgtcgagctccacggccaccgcgcggggcccgtcggcggccgcggaggcgtTGATCTCGTCGCAGAGcgagcggaggcgggcggcgcggcgggcggcggcgacgacgcggcaGCCGGCGCGCGCCAGGTCGAGGCAGAAGTCGCGGCCGATGCCGGAGGAGGCGCCCGTCACTAGCACCACCTGGCCCTCCAGCCTGCTccaaggcggcggcgcccccgccgaCGCCATCGCTGGTGCGCTCTcgcgagaggaggaaggggatctCAGAAAAGCCACCTATGCCAGTGATCACGCATCTCGGCTCTCTTCGTTGCTTCGCTTCGACCTCCCGATAAACATGTGTATAGGTTTTGATGGCATAGAAGAAATTTTTTTACATATTCGAAAAATATATCGAAATAGAGAGATAGTGATTAGTGAGGGTACGAATTAGTTGGGCGACAAATTTTATACTTTTCTGTTTAAAACTAATTTCGGTGTACGCGGAATGATTGATATGATTTTGAGTATAAAGATTTATTATTAGGGAATCATAATAGACATAACTCATATATGCAGGCACTATGCTATAAGTGTTGAATGTTAGACTCATGAATCAAATATCCTATCATCTCTTGACTCTCGTGAGTCAAACCAAAACTATTGTTTAACAAGCACCTCTCTGACAAGCACCTCTCTGACAAGATTGATACCTATGTACTTAGAAGAAATGTATTATCTTCTTGATGTTCCTTTTGCAATAGATCAaacatttttctaaataaagGTTTCGTCAAAGAAGAAACCACATAAGTAAAACACAGAAGCACCTAAAATTCCAACTTTATTCCTATGGTTAGGTTTTGGCTTTAGATTGGAGAGACTGTGTTTTAGAAGGAAGTGAGAGATTGTTGGGGCTCGGATGTGCTCCTAGGTTTAGAAAGGGGTTGGGGAGGTAGACTTATCAAGACATATGTGGGGCAGACGGAGTCAGACAGGTAAGGTGATGGTAACAACAGTTAAAAGTGATGAAGGAACGATAACGGTGTCAAATGTGtagaaatagaaaaatgaagTGGTTAACACGTGGAGTGGCGAAGATGCTTTAAAGACGGTTGGAGGAGAGCAAAAGTAAGGTTGTGTAAGTGTGAAAATCAGCGCAGTTTGATATGGAGGTTGAAGGTGCTACGATGTTATTATTTGAAAGTTAGTCTATTTTCATGCATTTCAATCTATCAAATTTAAATCTGATCagtttctaaaaataaaaaatctgcCTATCAGAAAAGGAAAACTTAGTTTGTATGTCTCCTTAACGGAGAACAGCGTGCAAAGAAATTTTTTTATAGCCCATCAGAAAAGGAAAATCTAACGTAACTCGAAACTATAAAATTCCAGGGGGCTACACGAAAAAACTATCTCTAAATTTGGCAATCGGCTTGACTTGAACCCTCACACTTTACCAAATCCCCATCCGATTCCACCACGATAAACCCCCCAAACCGAGGTCGGACCCCGCTCTACTAGCTATGAATCGGACCTCCGGCTGTGGAGGATCTAAGATTCAGCGGATTTGAGATCTGATAGGTTCCGACGCGCGGATCCGCAGGAGACGCCGCCAGTTTGCAGGGTTTGCTGGCTCCTCGGCGACGCGGAAGGTCATGGCGTACCGCGCCTTCGACGGCAGCGGTGAGTCCCGTTTGGTTGATtgatttgttgtttgtttgatgCCGACGATTGCGAGGAAGCCCTGCTCGCGAAGCAGCATTAGGCTGCGGGCGATTGATTGATGTGTGCTCGTTAGCGTGGTGTTGCGATTTTGGATAGGTTTTCGTCAATAGTCGCATGGAAGATGTGTAAACAAGTCATGCTAAACGAGCAAGCGTATTAGTCTCAAGAAAAAATAGCACCTGTGATTGATATCTTTCAGGGTTGAGTCCAATATGAACTGTAATGATGGGTTAATGGGGGGATAGTCCTGAATATTGCGCAGATAGGCTGATTGATGCTTTTGAAATACTGATGGGGGATCACTGCTTTATAGTGCTGGGAGTAAAAAAAGGGTTTACCAACTGTTTCATCCATGTAGTAAATTCGTATCATATAAATGTAAGTGTTTAATTCACAAAAGGCAGGATGATTATGTTTGGATTTGTGAAGAGTTGGATTGAATAGCATGCCTGTTGTAGTATGACTGTATGTATGGGGGTGAGAAGTTATTGCTGTGGATACGACATAAAGCTAAGTAACTTATCTGAAcacttattttgatgaaacTTCAGTTTGTTGCTTTAATGAATACTTTCGTATTTGCATTAGTGGAGGATTGGTTTTAAATATGTAAAAATTTCATGCCTTTTGTGCTGAAATTATTAAATTAGATTTTTGATTTATTAATGCTCTAAAATTGTTGCAAGATGCATTTTTAACTTATCTGTAGTAGTTGATAATTTTCCCTAATTTCAGGGACTGATGATGAACTCCCTTCAACATATCAAATTAGTGGACAAAGAGTGCATTTCAGTGGGAACGGAAGGTCATTAGCAGGGACACTTTCTCAGCCAAGGCTGCACAGCAAGTTGGATAGTGATATACATCAGATCGAACAACAAGCATATACTGGTGTTCTCAGAGCATTCAAAATGCAATCAGATGCCCTAACTTGGGTAATTTCATCAATGGAAAATTCTTAGTGACTATTGTAACTTGTTATAATTCCTTGCTGAGGGAATTAAAAACCATCTTTTATACAGGAGAAAGAAAGTCTGATCACTGAACTAAGAAGAGAATTGAAAGTCTCTGATGAGGAACACAGAGTGCTATTAAACAAGGTCAATGAAGAGGAAGCTGTCCATAGAATAAGGTACCCTGTGCAAAGACTAAAGCACTTGCATTTGTTGAAATGAACAAACCAATAGCTTCAATATTGATTATATGATCATTAAATTGTGCTTTGTATTTCAC containing:
- the LOC117859895 gene encoding uncharacterized protein, coding for MASAGAPPPWSRLEGQVVLVTGASSGIGRDFCLDLARAGCRVVAAARRAARLRSLCDEINASAAADGPRAVAVELDVAAGGSALEAAVQRAWDAFGRIDVLINNAGIRGAVHSPLDWPEDEWDKLIKTNLTGLWLVAKHVCRRMRDAKLKGSVINISSIAGLNRGHLPGSIGYASSKSAVHYATKLMALELGAYGIRVNAIAPGLFKSEITAPLLQKRWLNTVASKIVPLKEHGTTDPALTSLVRFLIHEASSYVTGNIFVVDSGVSIPGVPIFSSL